The Theobroma cacao cultivar B97-61/B2 chromosome 1, Criollo_cocoa_genome_V2, whole genome shotgun sequence genome contains the following window.
TCTAAGAGCTAAGGCTGCTGCAGAGGAAGCTGTTTTAAGAGAACTTCCTGAAGTAATTACTCTTTGTTTTCTACAACTTGAGATGCTAATGCTAGATAtagtattaatttattataatataagcAGAGTGAATCTGTAAAGTAATAATTGTGAAATAGTGTTATCTAATAATGTATACACTTTACATTGAGCACAAATGgacatttttttgttttttggtttattttcttatctGGGGTGCAGTTacatataaacaaaattagGTTTGAAGGAGATAGAAATGGATTGTTTTATTTAGCTTTATAAGGAAGGATACCCATTCCTAGGATCTTAGCCAAAAACGTTCTCGTGCTTTTGGTGGACACAGCAATAATATATTGACACAGTTCTGTAGGAGtatttaaatctcttttgATGTGCCCATGGTTTCTGTTGCTTTCATCTTGTACTGGCTTCAATGCATGATTTATTTACTGCTGCAGAGCTCCTACTTAACATGTTGTGCTAAATACTTATTTGCAGCTTTTGTGGGCTTGATTGTGGTTGTTTGTAGGTGCATTCATATATGCTCTTTATTTGAATGACAATATTGCTTTTGTACTTGTAATATTATTGTTTCTACCTTTGGGAACTTGAGATCAAAGTTGTGTTTCAATGAATAATAGAGGTGAGAAAATAAGATGGAGTTGACAACTTGAATCCTCTGCCTTTTGTAATCTTTCCTTATAAGAATAAAGAGAAGTCATTGATgtattccttcttcttctggTAGAATTAAAGAATGCATTGATGTTAGTCTGCAATCATCTCCATTCCCCTCTAGGCCTTGCAACATGTTTGCTCATTTCGTAAACTGATATCATCCTAAACCAAAGTAAATTCAAGTTCATGCAATTTGATATAAGATTTGTTTTGAGTTAATAGTCATTTTCACTCTCTTAATGCTTAATGCCAAATTTGTGATATGTTCTTTTCTTCgaaatattttagttttatcaGACACTTAGCTGATAGCTGTTTAGAAAATTCCTCTAGAAAGTGAtcttgaaaacatgatgcagtTATAGCTGCAATAGAAGGATCAAAGTTGCTGAACTCTGCATTGTGGCTACTTAGTTTTGGACTTTGTGTGAAGATGTGATGTCAACTCTAGTAAATAATGAGAATGGTACATAACACAGGTAGTGCAATCATAAGAAGAACCCAAATTTTGCAGAGTCTAAGTACATAATAAATACACAAGCACCTCTCTTTCCTGAATAAGCTTGAGGGAAGGTAACTGAGCATACTGAAAAGGCTAAACTAAGTTGAAAAGGTGTGATTAGCTCATTAAAAGATGGTCTGCCCTATGCTTCCTCATTTTAGATGTTACCCTCTGATTTCAACATCAACTTTTTGAGCATATTATTCCTTCTACAGGCTACCGTCATGAAACCTGCTATAATGATTGGTACTGAGGATCGGATCATGAATCGATGGGCACAGTTTGTAAAGAAATATAGTTTTCTTCCACTCATTGGTGATGGATCTACGaagtaattttgaaataagctgaaatttttaattaatatttgtgGGGTGCTCTTTTTGAAAGCTTTGTGCATCTTTTACTAACACCAGTTTCTTCACAGAATCCAGCCTGTATATGTTGTTGATGTTGCTTCTGCAATTGTTGCGGCCTTAAAAGATGATGGCACCAGCATGGGAAAAGCTTATGAGTTGGGTGGGCCAGAGATCTTTACTGTGCATGAGCTGGTAATATTTTTCCTCTTGTTCATTTATTGCAGCAATGCTTGTTGGTATAACGAAACCTAAAATTCCATGCAGGCTGAGCTTATGCATGACATGATCCGTGAGTGGCCCCGCTATGTAAAAGTACCTTTACCCGTTGCAAAGGTGAATATGCAACCTTTCTATTTGGATGATAGGGAGGTTGAATTTGCTTCAGGCTAAGTGCCAGAAGCAATGTCTTAGCTATTCCAAGCAAGTGCAGCTTTTATTCTGTTGTCTAATTTATGAGTATTGACTATATGCATGATAAACATATAGTTTTGCTGGCAacaaatttcttataaatttcAGGGGAATGTGTTGTAGTTCTCATGCCTTAGTTATGACTAACACTTTGTTATGTGCAATTGCAAATTGTGCTGCAATTTGCTTATTCATGTTGTTACTGTATTATCACAGTTCTGTTTATTTGTAGCGTTTGCTgttgaattataatttaagaGCTCAATCATTGTTTGATGGTTTCAGGCAATTGCAATGCCCAGAGAGGTATTACTCAAGAAAGTGCCATTTCCACTACCAAATCCTGACATCTTCAATCTGGATCAGATACATGCATTTGCAACTGATACCATTGTCTCAGAAAATGGTCAGTTGAAATACTTTCAGGCTAGAATATATCATTCTTTTTTCTAATGTTTAATGGCATTGCCGATAAGTTTCCTTGTTGCAAGATGTATTCCATCTCTCATTTTCCCCTTCTATTTTGTGGTGTGTTTTGCAGCTTTAACTTTTACGGATTTGGGTATTGTGCCTCATAAGTTGAAGGGATACCCAGTTGAGTATCTTATCCAATATCGTAAGGGTGGTCCACAATTTGGGTCTACAGTCAGCGAAAAAGTTAATCCAGAATATTGgccttaatattattttgatcttTCAGTCCCTGATGTGTTTGTTTGTCTGAAAATGCCACTGATTTGGAAAAGCCTATGCTGGTATGTTATGCCTTCGTTTCCTTAAGACGAGAATGACCGTAAGTGCATAATTCTGGTTTCTTTTTTGTCAAGATGAAGAATGTGAGTCTCTGAGTAgcaagatttaataaatttCGGATACTGTTTTGGTGGTATGGGATGACTAATTAGTGGCGTCATAGGTTTGCAGGGAGGGGCTTGTTTTCGATGGCAGAAACTAGTAAAGAATAATAAAGGGGAAGGAAGCTTGAGTTATTTCAGGAATGTATAATTGTGAGAAATATTCAGCTCATTTGTAATTTTCTTAAAGAAGATAATTCTTGGGAGGTATCTCCTGTTAAAAGAAACCATATTCTTCGTTTCTGTGGCATTTATGCCTTTTGCGTTTTCCTCAATTCCATGGCAGTCTGAAATGTTGCCAGCTTAAACGGTTCCCAAATTCCTATCCTTGCCTTTAAATTGTTTTGGCATTCGTTGGTTCTGGTCTTGTAATCACATATGATCCTGCAGTGTGCAATTGTTAGAGATCTCATTAGATGAGTAGAGggtttattctttatttatttaatatgtaTATTCTTTGAGTTGGAGGTGTGAGTTTGCTGCAAGTGGTATTAGAGTTTATTCAAACTGCTCATTGACGTGAGATAGTGATTTCATTACTAGAGATGCTAAAGTGAACAAAGAAGGGTTCCTCTTTTGAATGGGTGAAAGAGTCCATGTAAGTGTATAATTTAGtggaatttttaattatgaattttataattacGGATTTTACGTCAATgggtttttaaatttataaaaaaaattatgaatttgaattaacacatataacttatttttattgaaaaagatACATATTTCTATTAATTCCATTGGACAtggattaattttttgattacaTTGAATAAAGATACTTGCTAAACGTTTCGGTGAGGGGTTATCTCCGGTAGATTGTACTAGTTACCAAACGACCGGTGCCGACGCCTGAAACCCTCTCCAGtgtaataaaacaaaacagagCAAAAATAATGGGTGCCGACAGGAAGAGTATGTGGTGCACgttttattattacttttaaaattgGACGAAGAGGAAAGAGAGCAACTTAATGAGTGAGACTCGTTGTCTCGATATTATTCTTAAATCTATATTCTCTGTGTTCGGGTAATAATTATAAGATATCCACAACtcaaaattcaattacaaataataatttttaatattaaaatttagttttatatttataaataatgtaATACTTGCTAAAATACATTAATTATtgtaaatatgtttttaaactttaattttttttcttgtaaactaactttaattttcatcaacaatatacataaatttttttttaactctatatataaagattatttTAATCGATACGAAGAATATGTAGTGTTTAAGATATTCAAGTACGGATTTAGATAGCATCCAAAAAATTAATCTAGTATTGATAGAATTCGAATACATTAATAAGATATATAAAAGCTTTGCTTCTTGGATTACTCTTTGCATTGCGGTCTGATGAACTaggatgaaaaaattaaacgAAGAAAAGAAACGAGTAAAAGGAGTGTTGTTTAAGTGATTCTAATAGAATTTATCTTTTCTTGTAGCTGGCGAAAAGTGAAAACACACAACTCATAATGCAAGCAAAGAAGCAAAGCAGTGAGGTGAAGGGACAATCAATCTGTTCATGAGTGGTGTGCTTGACCCCTCTCAAATTTCAGAACACGCCATCAATTAAACCAATCTATCATGTCAAGACGCAGCACCCCAGAAATCGGCTTGGGCTCTTTTAATCGCGTTAACTTGGAAGGGAGCAATGCTGGGGCAACCATGTTCATCCGCCGTGGCACGGCTGGCGAGCCCGAAGGTTGTTGCTGCATCAACATTTATACAAACAGCAACATTCAAGGGGCAAACAATTCTCTTTTGCTGGGGAGTAACATTAAAATGAAGAATCCTGGGGTTCATCTCTACTTTGGAGATCTAACGTTAGACCCAGGATCCATTACCAGGCGGACAGCCGGTGCCACATTAGAGTTTGGTAGCCTGTTCTTGTTTGTATTCATCCCAGTCATTTTATTTCTGTTGCTATCTTCATTGCTGCTCTAGTAATAATCTTTTGCATCTACCAAATTCAGAACTAATTAACCATTGGTTGAGCTTCAGTTGTAACAGCATTTAATAACAGAGCCTGATTGCTTCAGTTTCAGGGTTAGATCCGGACAACGATATCTGATTCTTTGGAATTATTAGTTCTATTATTGAGCTCCTCTATACATCAaaatctcccctttttttcGTTAAGCAGCTGTTGTGTTAGGTTGTTAGGCCCTCTGCTGTTCACCACAGATTGTGATGACAAAACACATGGATGGTGTGAAAAGCAAAAGTGTCTTCCTCAACGCCAGATCTAAGGACTTCTACTGTTCCAATCTGTCGTGTGGTGATAAACAAAGTCGGGTGGTTGCCCAAGTGAGTTTATTGCATGGGCTTGGGATCCTAACCTCCAAGCACAACCTTCCCTACTTGCTTTGGCTGTACCTATCTATCTTACGtcaatgctcaaaatgtaACTAGCTAGACAAGGATTGCATTTTTATCGTGAGAGACAAGACACGTCCACATGTATGTGTTCAACTTCAATCCCCCCAAGCCCATAATGAGTCAAGCTTCGCTTGAAAGAGTCCCATCTCAGTTGGGATTACCCCTTGTTGgcttatatataattaagatGGAAACAGACTTAAACCATCGGACCCAGAAACAAGGATACGCTTCTTTCATGGATTTACATGTACTAAGATCATACGTTAATCAAAAGCTTAGAGCCGGCCAGTTGTTTATTTGAAGGGTTCATGTCACTAAAATGGTGGCCACTAGGTAGGAGGAGCTGGGTGCCGGCTGCAAGCTGACTTAGATTAAGTCATTTGGGGCTTACGACTTATTCAATTTGATTGAAGAATGTGGGATCTAGGTGGGTTGACATGCCTTAAATTCTTTTGTCTCAACCTTTTGCTTATTTCAATATCGATTAAGGTTTTCAATGAAAAGGATGCTACACCTAGCACTAACCAAGCAGAATACCAatactttaaatcaatttatgaGCAGACCAAGCAAGATATTTGCCTCCACGTTTCCCCTAGAATTTCTTTGGTTATTTGACCTAGCTATCACCTCTCTCCTCTGTTctttatatgttaatattcCAAATAGAGTGATTGGATGAATTACACAAAATACTAATTCCAGTCTACTACCATTAGGCTACAAATTCAATTCGGtattacaaaaataatgaatttatGAATTACACAAAATATCGACTCAAATCTGTTGTCATCCAATTACAAATTCGATGTggtattataaaaattaataaatttaaattaacacgttatttaatatttttccatTTACTATATTGATGACTTTTGGATTCTTGAAACTGATGCAAAGTActtcataaaaagaaaaaattacctATGACTGACGAACAAGTATCATGCATGTCGGGTAACTCCATCGCCAAATTCATGCAAATATAGCAATCTGTTGAAAGAGATAGAAATGATTGAGAAAGGTGCCCTTATCTACACATGTTACAAGGGCTAGGAATCTTATTTCTGCAGCTTTTAATTAGGCAATGGGCCATTCGAAAGCTTTTGCCTTTGAAAAGGAGGGAGgtttttgaattgatttaatcaATAACACACTAATAATGGTAACTAGTGGAAGCACACTGATGGGGCAAAGAGCATACGCACATGGACTCCAATTAGAGATGCCTTGGAATCTGCAAAGCTAATGACCATTCCTTAATTAATTACATGGTTATTGGTTGATAAACTATTAATCCACCTACAAAGcagagaaaaagggaaaaaggattCAAAGAAAGCTAATGGTGATAGCAACAAAGCATCCGTGGAGATACAACAGTCATGGTATTATTTAAGTAGCTTGATGGAGCCTCATTGACAATGGCTGTATATGCATATGCTTTTCCAATCTGTCCAACAAATGAAGTATACTACGACAACTTTATTCTTATCTCTTTTAGGTTTTTTGGTCAATACAAACTAGAAACGTTATAACAAAAGCTTTGAAACAAAACTGAAGACTCCTAGAAGCCAAGACGGCAACTCCAGGATTCCAAGGCATAGATTAAACTAAGCTAAGTTCTAAAGGGTTGGGAGGTcatttttgttcaaaatgTTGGATATCTTAGTccattattataattgaattttaGTAGGTAACAGACCATGAATAGGCTTTTTGAGCTTGGGTGGacttgaaattaatttaatatttaattaaatataatggTACTTGGCACATGTTATCTAAATAGATAGAAACAGACATAATTGTGAATTGCCTATAAATAAGacttctaaaacaaaaaacaacatAAGACCAATCTCTCCTTCctttcaaaacattttttagattttctCCTGTATCATTTAGGTAATCTTGCCATACATCGGTGGATGTTCAGTGGATTGATTTTGTTAGTGCAAAACGAAATCAATCACTGAATTTCATTGTATCTTCGAGATTATCACTTGTAACCCTTATGCACATAATCAGTGGGGTGAATAAAATCTTAAGAACAGTGACATTGTTACATGGCTTGAATTCATTTTGGTATTTTCCAGTTCGGTGAATGAACACAAAATCCACACTAAACCCAACTAGAACGACACAACCTTAATTTTGCTGGAGTGGTGATCCAATTTGCGGTTGCATTTCCTTCACACTTTATCCATCgaagatgataatgatttAATTGGGAGGAGAAACATTTGAAGTCGTATAGAAAAGGCTCATTCTCCCACCTCTTCTTCTTTACCATATTCATTCTATTAACTAGCTCCTTTCAATCAGACTCCAAACCAATCTTTTCCTCCTTGTACTTTTGTGCTAACATTACTCTTTCCTTGAGAGTCACAACTTCAACTTTCATAGCAAAATCAACAAAAGCAACTAAGTCAATGCCATCCAGCTCTTTACCTTCCCAATTTATGCACGATCAGACCTACGTACCCGTGCACTATTAGTTTTGGCATCAAAAGTTGCATCATAGTTGGACTTTAGCTCTCTACATCCACTATAAAACATAAGATTTTTATCAATGGAAAAATCCATCCATAAAGGTTATAAATCTGTCAGTAACTCACTTTACCAATGGAAGTTTTTGTCAATATTGAGTCAATAATATCATGATTGGTAAAGGAAAATCcgttgaaaaatgaaaacacaGTCAGCAAGTGCGATCGATAAAACATCGAAGccatcaaaatcttttttgcTTAGTATCATGTGACATCCATCGATAAGTTTCATTGAGACAATACTGATGGAACTAAGAGTTTTGAAATGTGTTCAATTTCATCAATAATGTCCTCTACTCTTTCGGTAATAAGGTTGATTCTGTCAATGATCTAGAGTCCATTTCCATTGGTGACAGCAAAAATTCAGTCAGTAATGACATGAAAtgcaaaaagatttttttacaaaaattgaaattgattgGTTCCTATTGTCAtttcaaatgaaaaagataaataaaaataattaataattttaaatattacaaatatttaaaaaaattattaataaaaaagaatacaaattttattatttttattgtaataaataaataaaatataaataacatccATATTACCTCAGAGAATAGCTCTGACTGCATTACCTCAAAGAATATCATCAGTCTCTCCATTACCTCTGATTGCAAGACAATCAATAACATCCATATTacaacacaatatatatataaatatattaatgcaAATTGTGAAATTCCACTTTGACTAAGTGGATAAGTTAGAAAATCCTTAGGTAAGCACATAGATGTTTTGAATATCAAACTTAGTTTTaactttcaaaagaaattcattGACATTTTGGTTGTTGTagacaccaaaaaaaaaatcaaaaaataataaaataagtaataaaaaaataaaaatatatatataaaaaaaagaatggctgggcgtacgcccaACCATCCCTTTCCCCAACCACCCTGAGTGATGGGGTTCTGACTACTAACTTCTTGGTGCCAGAACCCCATTACcgggttgtccaaatttttggataaCTCGGCTTTTAAAGATTCACGATCTGCAAAAAAGAAGGGGGGGCAAGCAAAAATCAAAGACCAAAAACCCTATTTTTCTAGCAGCCAAAAAACCACAATTGGCgagcaaaaaaatatatacctaGTCTCTAGCAGCCAcaacaccaaaaaaaaaaaatcaaaaaatacaccaaaagaaatacaaaaaaagTCAGTCGAAAGAACACAATGGAAAAGGGAGAGTAACCGGGTTTTGGgggaattttttatttttggcttTTGAGGGGGCACTTGGACCGCCGCCGGTGGATAGTTAGGGGTTTTAAGATCGATAGGATAGGAAGGTTTTTAAGGGTAGCTACTGGTGGAAGGAAGGCTGAAAGTTGGTTCTTGGGTAATTGTCGGCACAAGGGAAAGAAAGGTTGCCGATTAAGGGAGTGAGTGAGGATTTGGGGTTTTTGGGGCTCGATTTGTTACCGTCGATGAcaataaaaaggcaaaaagcGCTTGGGGTTCAGCGCTGGCGAAGTGAGAGAGAGTAGGCAGAGAGTTTAGTGATCGCCGGTTGTGGGTGCTGCCGACTGTCTTTGCGCTAGATCTGACGAAAGGCAGCTCACAGCTCCGGTGGGGAGCGACGCCGACGTGAGGGTGAAAGGAGGTGAGAGATTTGGGGAGAGGAGaaaaatgttgattttttagaaagagagaggagagGGTCCAAtggtaaagagagaaaatggggGTAAAAAATGAAAGCATGAAGAAGGAAAGGGGTTCTTATACTTAGGTATAAACTAAAACGACACCGTTTTGAAAAGGGGTTGCAGCCAGAAACGGCACCGTTTGGAGAGAAGAGACTGAATCCCTAAAGTGGGCAAGCGAGCCATCTCCCAATTCGGGCTCTCTTTGAACAGGATTCGGGCTGTGGAGAAGCAAATGGACTAAATTGAGTGGGTATTGGGCCTATAAAGGTAAACTCTTTGccatgctattaaggtctgcAATGATTTGGGCTTGTTCATTTTGTTAGCTTGTAgatttattattcaattatttaGGATTAGGATTAgagtattttaatataatgtttttaagatttttaagAGGTTATTTTTTAGATAAAGAGAATAATACATATAAaggaatataaatatatatatataaataatataacataaaaataataaaacttgCATATTTAGTTAAGGAAAATACTTGTTAAAAGTATTTCAACTTAGGAAAGTGAAgtccatataaaaaatatatatatataaaataaaataataatagtaataaaaaatacaaaataccATGATATTAACCACAAGCATAATTAACCAATAATGGGATGATCGGTCGGACGCGAGAAGTCGTAATCTCGGACTAATTTTTCCTAGGTTCGAAATCCGAATTAAGGCTCCACCAATACGATGGGAGGGTCTCGATTTTGagatttcgagatttttattctaaataaataaaattttactacataaaaaaaaattagtcaaaaataagaaaaataataaaacaataaatagataaaatgaaaaaaataaaaaaaaaatatttttaaaaaataaaaataaaataagcataaacttcacaaacataatatatatttctattgcatcatgcataccattgcatataagtatttttgtttacaagttaagccccgatgatggaTTATCCGAGGatcttgcgaaggcgagtatttctcgaaaagttccctaggtgaaaagatatccctaggtcccaccagtatgatgggagggctcgggaagtatctttaataaaagacttTCGCTCGTATTAGGTTTAttattcatgaaaatattattttttaaagaaaaacgtacgatgactccgatgatgggaattatttgttgaatttgcgaaggcgagtttctcgaataattccctaggtgagagaacaccctggatcccaccagtatgatgggtgGATTCGGGAGAacatcctcaataaaaggttattcgtctgacatatttttatcccacgccatgcatttcatcttacCTCACActtgcatttcattttaaaatcaaacaaaataatttaataaaattggaGATATAATAAGCAAGTTATAGctaaggaaataaaatgaactaaaaaaaataaagcctaataggataatctaaaaatggtaccgttcatggaacgggcgttccggggtgctaatccttcctcAGGGCATAATcgtactcccgaacctagATCTTAAAAAACGTATAccagtttaaaattttttcggTGAGCTTAAATCTAATTAAGACTctatcgattagaatcgagtcaataggtggccaatcacacctaataaaaaagattggtggcgactcctagttttagagttttcactcGCGTTTGGCGGTCGGGTTctcggacccgcacgttacgacagttGTCTATCACTTTTGAAGCAtaaatttttctaagtttGGAAGGGATCaaaatatgttatttttataaaacaatcttttaaaaataaaaaatgacgaTAATGATTCTCTTGATTTTTAGAtaaccaaaaatgattttttcataatttttagagtaatttttccataattttttGAGTACGTTTGCTATGGCAAATCGGAACCGCAAATTTAATCTCAGTCGAACTTTTTCAGttttgttcttgaaaccaaaatttagattttgaattttttagattttgatttttttgatatttttattgaatccaaatggggggtgtttgtttatttacattaaatatattaagtaaatggagagtaaaaaggaaagaagtaAAAATGAGGACATTTACTTAAATGATATAAGCTGGGCAGGTTTTTATAGACAATATGCATCTGAAACTGCATTCTgtctcaaatgtatcgatacatgtttatgatgtattgatacatttagcCCAAAAAGGATTtttgatgaacatgtattaatacatgttcataatgtatcgatacattttctctaaaaccaaatgtatcgatacataggctaatgtattgatacattttattgatttcagaaaaataaaaagggtaaaaacgtattttcacattttaacttataaatatatcacaTTTTTCGAAAGTTGGTAACCTTTAGCTGAATTTGCAAGGTAAAACCCTTACTCTTAAGCTCTTCCAACTCATTTTTAACTCAAAACTCCATTTTTTATCTTGGATTTTCAGACTTAAATAGTTGTTTTATTGCCTATATTTTCTATTGgtaattgaagtttaaaggttttatgaatttcttaatcATCTAAGCTCACCTAAGGTAAGGATGAAAGATTTATGGGTTTTTAAGCATAGATTTTGGTTAGAAAATTAGTTCAACTAAAAACGAGTAGTTTCGAAAGTATTTAGAATTATTATTAAgagatttttattctaggaaatgattttgatgatttttgtATGATAGGAACGTTTGAAAACTCCACGGATTAGGCTGAAACGGAGTTGTGATTGGAGTTAGAAAATTGAATCTCAAAttaggtgagtggatacactttttcaagtattttaatatgtaaagtTAGCATGATTTTTACGAAAATGGTTGTTTACACATGTTGAAAAATTGTTTTCATAAATGGTTTATTAAAGGAATTGAACTACAAGGTTGTATGAAGTTTTTAAGGAAATGTTCCAATGACTTGATTTGATAATGATTGTGATAAGTGTGAcataatgattttcaaattatttatgaatttactatgtatataaatatgctactatgtattagttttcaataaGGGGGACAAACCAATGTTTGTAGTCCACTCGATTACTTCGGCCTTCGGGCTAGTGTGGGTACGAGATATTTCTATGGTTAATGTATGAATGTTATTATACACATGTTAGATACGATGTAGCATGATAAGAATGTTGGATGCATGAGTTTCATTTTTGAGATTGTAACATGTATGCCATGAGTAGACTTGACTATTTTGGATACGATACGTTAACACGACACGAAAAGACATAGGTTAAATAGGTTTTGGGTTTAGTCTTAATGTGGTTCGTGTCTAACAcgttaaaacacaaaaatttttGTGTCTTAACTTGTCAGACACGACAAACACATTTAAAACATGTTTAAACACGTTTACGTAATcgtgttatcgtgtttaaacgtgtatacgtgacacgtttattaacctattaaaaattaatattaaaggctattttaac
Protein-coding sequences here:
- the LOC18613053 gene encoding NADH dehydrogenase [ubiquinone] 1 alpha subcomplex subunit 9, mitochondrial isoform X1: MQAITRRLGQQSLRPTPSIYSIECIYPLFHHYYGGDHPRYGSTLAAHKGLGHLVRKGTGGRSSVSGIIATVFGATGFFGRYVVQQLAKMGSQVLVPFRGSEDNPRHLKLMGDLGQIVPMKYDPRDENSIKAVMAKANVVINLIGREYETRNYSFEEVNHFMAEQLAVIAREHGGIMRFIQVSCLGSSPSSASRFLRAKAAAEEAVLRELPEATVMKPAIMIGTEDRIMNRWAQFVKKYSFLPLIGDGSTKIQPVYVVDVASAIVAALKDDGTSMGKAYELGGPEIFTVHELAELMHDMIREWPRYVKVPLPVAKAIAMPREVLLKKVPFPLPNPDIFNLDQIHAFATDTIVSENALTFTDLGIVPHKLKGYPVEYLIQYRKGGPQFGSTVSEKVNPEYWP
- the LOC18613053 gene encoding NADH dehydrogenase [ubiquinone] 1 alpha subcomplex subunit 9, mitochondrial isoform X2, whose protein sequence is MQAITRRLGQQSLRPTPSIYSIEYYGGDHPRYGSTLAAHKGLGHLVRKGTGGRSSVSGIIATVFGATGFFGRYVVQQLAKMGSQVLVPFRGSEDNPRHLKLMGDLGQIVPMKYDPRDENSIKAVMAKANVVINLIGREYETRNYSFEEVNHFMAEQLAVIAREHGGIMRFIQVSCLGSSPSSASRFLRAKAAAEEAVLRELPEATVMKPAIMIGTEDRIMNRWAQFVKKYSFLPLIGDGSTKIQPVYVVDVASAIVAALKDDGTSMGKAYELGGPEIFTVHELAELMHDMIREWPRYVKVPLPVAKAIAMPREVLLKKVPFPLPNPDIFNLDQIHAFATDTIVSENALTFTDLGIVPHKLKGYPVEYLIQYRKGGPQFGSTVSEKVNPEYWP